The Paenibacillus sophorae genome has a segment encoding these proteins:
- a CDS encoding NAD(P)/FAD-dependent oxidoreductase, producing the protein MSEYDIIVIGGGPSGLMASVAAAEHGASVLLIDKGTKLGRKLGISGGGRCNVTNMKDTAELIAHIPGNGRFLHSALRHFDNRSIVAFFEDLGIRLKEEDNGRMFPVSDKAASVVSALVSKVKDLGVQIMTDSPVREILYGPDRVQGILLASGKKLTAWAVVIATGGKSVPHTGSTGDGYFWAEAAGHTITELYPTEVPIVSRENWIRSGELQGLSLRDVSLSVWNEKGKQLISHRGDMIFTHFGLSGPIALRCSQFLRQVQRKTGKESVEMSIDLFPDSRLHELEAKLRDKLEAEPKKAIRNALKGLLPERLIPLLLSKAGIDGDLTGPHLSKSAQAALASLLKRMPILVHGTRPLEEAFVTGGGVHLKEIDPGTMQSKLMTGLYFCGEILDIHGYTGGYNITAAFSTGYTAGMHAAQQEA; encoded by the coding sequence ATGAGTGAATATGATATCATCGTCATCGGCGGCGGACCTTCCGGTCTTATGGCGAGTGTAGCCGCAGCCGAGCACGGAGCCTCCGTGCTGTTGATTGACAAGGGGACCAAGCTTGGCCGCAAGCTGGGCATCTCCGGCGGAGGCCGATGCAATGTAACCAATATGAAGGATACCGCTGAGCTGATCGCCCATATTCCGGGCAATGGACGATTTTTGCACAGCGCTCTTCGCCATTTCGATAACCGTTCCATAGTCGCTTTTTTTGAAGATTTGGGAATCAGATTAAAGGAAGAAGATAACGGCCGAATGTTTCCCGTTTCCGACAAAGCCGCAAGCGTCGTCTCTGCTCTCGTCAGCAAAGTAAAAGATCTCGGCGTTCAGATCATGACGGACAGTCCCGTCCGCGAAATACTATATGGACCAGACCGCGTCCAAGGCATTCTGCTCGCTTCCGGCAAGAAGCTGACGGCCTGGGCGGTCGTTATCGCGACCGGAGGCAAATCGGTTCCGCATACCGGTTCTACCGGCGACGGTTATTTCTGGGCGGAGGCTGCGGGGCATACCATTACGGAGCTGTACCCGACGGAAGTGCCGATTGTATCACGCGAGAACTGGATCAGGTCCGGAGAACTGCAAGGGCTTTCCCTGCGCGACGTATCGCTCTCCGTCTGGAATGAAAAGGGCAAACAACTGATCTCTCACAGGGGGGATATGATCTTCACCCATTTCGGGCTGTCCGGTCCGATTGCGCTGCGCTGCAGCCAGTTTCTGCGGCAGGTGCAGCGCAAGACAGGAAAGGAGTCCGTGGAGATGTCGATTGATCTATTCCCCGATTCGCGGCTGCACGAGTTGGAAGCGAAGCTGCGCGACAAGCTGGAGGCAGAGCCGAAAAAGGCGATCCGCAACGCGCTGAAAGGGCTGCTGCCGGAACGGCTCATTCCGCTCTTGCTGTCCAAAGCGGGAATCGACGGCGACCTTACGGGCCCCCATCTCTCCAAAAGCGCCCAGGCGGCGCTTGCTTCCCTGTTGAAGCGCATGCCGATTCTTGTCCACGGTACCCGTCCGCTGGAGGAAGCCTTTGTTACAGGGGGCGGCGTCCATTTAAAGGAAATCGATCCCGGAACCATGCAGTCCAAGCTGATGACGGGTCTGTATTTCTGCGGTGAAATTCTGGATATACACGGATATACGGGCGGGTATAATATTACCGCGGCTTTCTCAACAGGGTATACAGCCGGAATGCATGCCGCGCAGCAGGAAGCCTGA
- a CDS encoding ATP-binding protein has translation MKDILLQMAAASSFLLLFQWRLNQSHITRRNLRCSDDYAFLAIACALSLVLCSLLSGNLFGIIHFNWGILPAFIGMLYGSFRSRALLAVMLPVCTYVFSYPVTQSHVLLDSGILMYPLLFGMANRFKLGTVVEKIAMLWIVLAPSMLFIALTSLFDGNDFSRLQDEKNALILCMLFLNPLFGGALIYMLESAWDKREIEEFIANMSEKFRREIDDLQQITDMVPLSIISVDDNCRITSINETSMKKLEIEIPHITRTDVLNCTLFDLVHQLKLNDNQDLDHLLDSIILKQRFMGKVTCLGKVLYVLAAPLVPKEQGQQAGMVLIIQDMTEEENIRSELGHVERLTLVGQMAAGITHEIRNPMAVVRGFLQLMREKSPSDMESYYRIVMDELDRANSIINDFLSLAQSGLSSKEDSNLHDVIEELAPLLWADANLRGQSVELRLCDKLPVLRLNIKEIKQLVLNLGRNAMEAMEPKGVLTLETRCVSEKVELLVKDTGSGMSDIELEKLFVPFFTTKEQGTGLGLPLCLSIVERHGGSIAVDSHQGAGTVFTVSFPYEKQEKEAIVC, from the coding sequence GTGAAAGATATTTTATTGCAAATGGCCGCTGCTTCCTCATTTTTATTGCTGTTTCAGTGGAGACTGAATCAAAGCCATATCACGCGCAGAAATCTTCGGTGTTCGGATGATTATGCCTTTCTTGCGATAGCCTGCGCGCTGAGTCTTGTTCTTTGCTCTCTGCTGTCCGGCAATCTGTTCGGGATTATCCATTTCAACTGGGGAATACTGCCCGCATTTATCGGTATGTTATATGGAAGCTTCCGTTCCCGCGCCTTGCTTGCCGTAATGCTGCCGGTATGCACTTATGTATTCTCCTATCCGGTCACGCAAAGCCATGTGCTGCTTGATTCCGGCATATTAATGTATCCGCTGCTATTCGGCATGGCCAATAGATTCAAGCTTGGAACCGTCGTTGAAAAGATTGCCATGCTCTGGATCGTACTGGCTCCGTCCATGTTATTTATAGCGCTTACATCGTTGTTTGACGGGAATGATTTCTCCAGATTGCAGGATGAAAAAAATGCGCTTATCCTCTGCATGCTGTTTTTAAACCCCTTGTTCGGCGGTGCATTGATTTATATGCTTGAATCGGCTTGGGACAAGCGCGAGATTGAGGAGTTCATCGCCAATATGTCGGAGAAATTCAGACGGGAAATAGACGATCTTCAGCAGATTACCGATATGGTCCCGTTAAGCATCATTTCCGTTGATGATAACTGCAGGATCACCAGTATTAACGAAACATCGATGAAAAAGTTGGAAATTGAGATCCCGCATATAACGAGGACCGATGTTCTAAACTGTACACTATTCGACCTGGTGCATCAGTTGAAGCTGAACGATAATCAGGATTTGGATCACTTGCTGGACAGCATTATCCTTAAGCAAAGGTTTATGGGAAAAGTTACTTGTCTCGGGAAAGTTCTGTATGTTCTGGCCGCCCCTCTGGTTCCGAAGGAGCAGGGACAGCAAGCGGGAATGGTTCTGATCATCCAGGATATGACGGAGGAAGAGAATATCCGAAGCGAGCTGGGTCATGTCGAGCGGTTGACGCTGGTAGGCCAGATGGCGGCGGGAATTACCCATGAGATCCGCAATCCGATGGCGGTGGTGCGTGGCTTCCTGCAGCTGATGAGAGAAAAGAGTCCTTCGGACATGGAGTCCTATTACCGGATTGTCATGGATGAGCTGGATCGGGCCAACAGCATTATTAACGACTTTTTGTCGCTAGCGCAGAGCGGGCTCTCCAGTAAGGAGGACAGTAATCTCCACGATGTGATTGAAGAACTGGCTCCGCTGCTGTGGGCGGACGCAAATCTTCGCGGGCAAAGCGTCGAGCTCAGGCTGTGCGACAAGCTGCCCGTATTGCGGCTCAATATTAAAGAAATCAAGCAGCTTGTTCTGAACCTCGGGCGCAATGCGATGGAAGCGATGGAGCCGAAGGGAGTGCTTACGCTGGAGACCCGCTGTGTCTCCGAAAAGGTAGAGCTGCTGGTGAAGGATACGGGAAGCGGAATGTCGGATATAGAGTTGGAAAAGTTGTTTGTACCATTTTTTACCACGAAGGAACAGGGAACCGGGCTGGGCCTCCCGCTCTGTCTCAGTATCGTCGAACGGCATGGCGGCTCGATTGCCGTCGATTCCCACCAGGGAGCAGGAACCGTATTTACCGTCTCCTTTCCATATGAGAAGCAGGAGAAAGAAGCGATCGTCTGTTAA
- a CDS encoding BrxA/BrxB family bacilliredoxin — MSMSFDQYMRDSIQPMRDDLTSIGFTELKTPEEVEAALPSAKGTSLVVVNSVCGCAAGQCRPGVAQALQNDALPDHLFTVFAGQEKEATAKAREYFAPYPPSSPSIALMKDGELVHFIERQGVENRSAAEIADELKDIFDRYCK, encoded by the coding sequence ATGTCCATGTCTTTTGATCAGTATATGAGGGATTCGATTCAACCGATGCGCGACGATCTGACCAGTATCGGCTTCACGGAGCTGAAAACTCCGGAGGAAGTAGAGGCCGCGCTGCCTTCCGCCAAGGGAACCTCGCTCGTTGTTGTCAACTCCGTGTGCGGGTGTGCCGCCGGCCAATGCCGCCCAGGCGTTGCCCAGGCGCTGCAGAACGACGCCCTGCCGGATCATTTATTCACAGTCTTTGCCGGCCAGGAAAAGGAAGCGACTGCCAAAGCACGCGAGTATTTCGCTCCTTACCCGCCTTCTTCGCCTTCGATCGCCCTGATGAAGGATGGGGAGCTGGTGCACTTTATCGAGCGCCAAGGCGTAGAGAACCGTTCGGCTGCGGA